A portion of the Actomonas aquatica genome contains these proteins:
- a CDS encoding PLP-dependent cysteine synthase family protein has translation MFRPSASSHRPPPLPSPGPTPLLALPFSAEGVTLYAKAEYLLPSGSIKDRLAATVFNDLLRTRAPSPDLRVVEVSSGNTGIALATLGARLGIKVHILMSDSASAERCHLIRHLGAELTLFRANQGYLSGIALAEQMAATDPEHTYLPRQFENPRNVADHATHTGPEILAQIPHGQVDAFVAGYGTGGTLAGCGAALREPNPDCQLVAVEAVGGHGTLAELPCCELIEGFTGGFQPPLLRQARLDRTERVDSAEAFAAARRLARDYGLFVGPSSGANIIAALRVARELGPAAQVATVLCDRADRYLSTQLFPPIDAFDVGFSAPRSSQN, from the coding sequence ATGTTTAGACCCTCCGCATCCTCCCACCGCCCGCCGCCACTGCCCTCGCCCGGCCCCACGCCGCTGCTGGCGCTGCCCTTCTCGGCGGAAGGCGTCACGCTCTACGCCAAGGCGGAATATCTGCTGCCCTCCGGCTCCATCAAAGACCGTCTCGCCGCGACTGTATTCAATGATCTGTTACGGACGCGCGCCCCGTCCCCCGACCTCCGCGTCGTCGAAGTAAGCAGCGGTAACACCGGCATCGCGCTCGCCACCCTCGGCGCCCGGCTCGGCATCAAGGTGCACATTCTCATGAGTGACTCCGCCAGCGCGGAACGTTGCCATCTCATCCGCCACCTCGGCGCCGAGCTCACCCTCTTTCGCGCCAACCAGGGCTACCTCAGCGGCATCGCTCTCGCCGAACAAATGGCCGCCACCGACCCGGAACACACCTACCTGCCCCGCCAATTCGAAAACCCGCGCAACGTCGCCGACCACGCCACCCACACCGGCCCCGAAATCCTCGCGCAAATTCCGCACGGTCAGGTCGATGCCTTTGTCGCCGGCTACGGGACCGGTGGCACGCTCGCTGGTTGCGGCGCCGCGCTGCGCGAGCCCAATCCCGATTGCCAACTCGTCGCGGTCGAAGCGGTGGGAGGCCACGGCACCCTTGCCGAGCTGCCCTGCTGTGAACTGATCGAAGGTTTCACTGGCGGCTTTCAACCGCCCCTGCTCCGCCAAGCTCGCCTCGATCGCACCGAACGCGTCGACAGTGCGGAAGCCTTCGCCGCCGCCCGCCGCCTCGCCCGTGATTATGGCCTCTTCGTCGGACCTTCCAGCGGCGCCAACATCATCGCGGCTCTGCGTGTCGCCCGTGAGCTCGGGCCTGCCGCTCAGGTCGCCACCGTCCTCTGTGATCGGGCCGACCGTTACCTTTCCACTCAGCTTTTTCCGCCAATCGACGCCTTTGACGTAGGGTTTTCCGCCCCTCGTTCGTCCCAAAACTAG
- a CDS encoding helix-turn-helix transcriptional regulator: MSETTYCPELPPARALQAAEQQAVLEVNRALGINALWKSLQSLFEDLVPHDSMVMSQGYTDWRKESTTRRFTSANSRVPDDSHMQGVVAGEGRSFFQPFLDARPGVPAYSHSQLMADPRKIPQTRYYQRYMQPLGWRYSAHLLFWNAGEVTTSFALRRRSDQSDFSPDELARLHSLHPHIDAALARLDAYEGERRTRVLLESFYRAQPDAVLFLDWNLHVIYTSIEASRLCAVWNFGATEARRYNSQAVFALPPEITGACEELKMSLLTSGQEISPNAVPAPRTSEVVAPHGEIEAAITMRKDNRGGMEQPVFVVRLKEAAVGSDGQSNRRQLLAQLTPAEREIATLICEGLPNKIIAQQLHKTEGSIRVQISGIYQKLRVGSRAQLIIALR; encoded by the coding sequence ATGTCCGAAACCACCTACTGTCCCGAACTCCCTCCCGCCCGCGCGCTGCAAGCCGCCGAGCAGCAGGCGGTGTTGGAAGTGAACCGCGCTCTGGGCATCAACGCTTTGTGGAAAAGCCTGCAGTCGCTCTTCGAGGATCTGGTGCCGCACGACAGCATGGTGATGTCGCAGGGCTACACCGACTGGCGCAAGGAATCCACCACCCGCCGCTTCACCTCGGCCAACTCCCGCGTGCCCGACGACTCCCACATGCAAGGTGTTGTCGCCGGCGAAGGGCGCAGTTTTTTCCAACCCTTCCTCGATGCCCGCCCCGGCGTGCCGGCCTACAGCCATTCGCAGCTGATGGCGGACCCGCGCAAGATTCCGCAAACGCGTTATTACCAACGCTACATGCAACCGCTCGGCTGGCGCTACTCGGCTCACCTGCTTTTCTGGAACGCTGGCGAAGTGACCACGTCGTTCGCCCTGCGCCGCCGATCCGACCAAAGCGATTTTTCCCCGGACGAACTCGCCCGCCTGCACTCTCTGCATCCCCACATCGACGCCGCCTTGGCACGCCTCGATGCCTACGAAGGCGAGCGCCGCACGCGCGTGCTGCTGGAGTCGTTTTACCGCGCTCAACCCGATGCCGTGCTCTTCCTCGATTGGAACCTGCATGTCATTTACACCAGCATCGAAGCCTCCCGCCTTTGTGCGGTGTGGAACTTCGGCGCCACCGAGGCGCGTCGCTACAACTCGCAAGCCGTTTTCGCTTTGCCGCCCGAAATCACCGGCGCCTGCGAAGAGTTGAAAATGTCCCTGCTCACCTCTGGTCAGGAAATTTCGCCCAATGCCGTCCCCGCTCCCCGCACGAGCGAAGTGGTCGCGCCTCACGGCGAAATCGAAGCCGCCATCACCATGCGCAAAGACAACCGCGGCGGCATGGAGCAACCGGTTTTTGTGGTGCGGCTGAAAGAGGCCGCCGTCGGCAGTGACGGCCAAAGCAATCGTCGCCAATTGCTGGCGCAACTTACCCCCGCCGAACGCGAAATCGCCACGCTCATTTGTGAAGGCCTGCCCAACAAAATCATCGCCCAACAGCTGCACAAAACCGAAGGCAGCATCCGCGTGCAGATCAGCGGCATTTACCAGAAGCTGCGAGTCGGCAGCCGCGCCCAGTTGATCATCGCCCTGCGCTGA
- a CDS encoding TonB-dependent receptor plug domain-containing protein produces the protein MAKPTYRTLLTAATLAVFSPGALLRAQSTPTPTSSDADTTAAEVMELQQMEVTGSRLRSLVGEQPAVPVLSINNEELVRRGVTRLADVRWAIPQLGVSQGFNDNLVNGGPSRAQMSSTTFDLRGLGGNSTLVLVNGRRIPHSGQAFPGGAGGREDFNVDGLPISAIERIDVLPQGAGAIYGADAIAGVVNLVLKKNYSGGEIDFTYDDTFSTDVANFTTSLTAGFTQDKLTTFFTVSRSTQNALGARDRYFTANAAPSVYSPLEGATLSMERYPATATSPVPGFGTPVVALPAGTTGTDYTTGDLTDGSDMPLYRTSDYSQLINESDTTSVSGRINYRVNNLFEPYAEVRWSRMSFDYVGTPLTFLNQLPVGYIGNPFDVPVYLSKTFYDIRPQVESSQENSAIVLGTRGNLPAGWTYDLSYTWTRNQVWDNAINNGFNYAALTAALAETDPSRQINFAYDSATMENPNGQSLIDLLSTTLHEDTSDLYSALFSASGPIWEGWAGDVQLAVGGESQREEVEFFLSPALSYALQDPFTRTINAAFAEVAVPLLGEAQDLPLVHRLEVRGAIRHEDFSDIGGHASPSVSVLFQPVEWMTLRANRSEGFKAPKLYDLLSPYYDTTTNILERYGYYDPYRGNEAVFGTYDLSTGGQPGLQPETSVSYNAGIVIDVPGIEGLSLSADWWETEFDDRVGSASYQVLFEYFPERITRGPRLATDPADWLGPITGIDSSSINLSWVRATGMDFSMTYHRMTGWGEFLAHATYTKQDPQEQQATPGSSLSYRYFPERLSGSLAWIKGPWEAGVSVNYQGTYTPYGPTNTTWIYPSLIEWNPRVAYQFGRDPSAGFFSSLLSDTKLSLTVINALNNKPGPAALASNRYVNDPRLSRYVLSLNKKF, from the coding sequence ATGGCCAAGCCGACCTATCGCACACTTCTCACCGCAGCGACCCTTGCGGTGTTTTCACCCGGCGCTCTATTGCGAGCGCAATCCACTCCCACCCCAACTTCATCCGACGCGGACACCACCGCCGCAGAGGTCATGGAGTTGCAACAAATGGAAGTAACCGGTTCCCGGTTGCGTTCCCTCGTGGGTGAACAACCCGCCGTGCCGGTGCTCAGTATCAATAACGAAGAACTGGTGCGCCGCGGCGTGACCCGGCTGGCCGATGTGCGCTGGGCGATTCCGCAATTGGGCGTGTCACAAGGTTTTAATGACAATCTCGTCAATGGCGGCCCGTCCCGCGCGCAGATGTCGAGCACGACCTTCGATCTGCGCGGCCTCGGCGGCAACTCGACGCTGGTGTTGGTCAATGGCCGTCGCATCCCCCACTCCGGCCAGGCCTTCCCGGGCGGCGCCGGTGGTCGCGAGGACTTTAATGTGGATGGTCTGCCGATTTCCGCGATCGAGCGCATCGACGTCCTGCCGCAAGGTGCTGGCGCCATCTACGGTGCCGACGCCATCGCCGGCGTGGTCAACCTCGTGCTGAAGAAAAACTACTCCGGCGGAGAGATTGATTTCACCTACGACGACACCTTCAGCACCGACGTCGCCAACTTCACGACGAGTCTCACGGCAGGTTTCACGCAGGACAAATTGACGACGTTCTTCACCGTAAGTCGCTCCACCCAAAACGCCCTCGGCGCGCGTGACCGCTACTTCACCGCCAATGCCGCACCGTCGGTTTACAGCCCGCTGGAAGGCGCGACCTTGAGCATGGAGCGCTACCCCGCCACGGCGACGTCGCCGGTCCCGGGCTTCGGCACACCGGTGGTGGCGTTGCCCGCCGGCACCACGGGCACCGACTACACGACCGGTGATCTGACGGATGGCTCCGATATGCCGCTCTACCGCACGAGCGACTACTCACAGCTGATCAACGAATCCGACACGACCAGCGTCTCCGGTCGCATCAACTACCGCGTGAACAATCTCTTCGAACCTTACGCCGAGGTGCGTTGGTCGCGGATGAGCTTTGATTACGTCGGCACGCCGTTGACCTTCCTCAACCAGTTGCCCGTCGGTTACATCGGCAATCCTTTCGATGTGCCGGTTTACCTCAGCAAAACGTTTTATGACATCCGCCCGCAGGTGGAGTCGTCGCAGGAGAACTCCGCCATCGTGCTCGGCACGCGCGGTAACCTGCCCGCCGGCTGGACCTACGACCTGAGCTACACCTGGACGCGCAATCAGGTCTGGGACAATGCCATCAACAACGGCTTCAACTACGCGGCGCTCACCGCGGCTTTGGCCGAGACCGATCCGAGTCGTCAGATCAACTTCGCCTACGACTCCGCCACGATGGAGAACCCGAATGGTCAGTCCCTGATCGATCTGCTCTCGACCACGCTGCACGAAGACACCTCCGATCTCTACTCCGCGCTATTCAGTGCGAGTGGCCCGATCTGGGAAGGTTGGGCGGGTGATGTGCAACTCGCCGTCGGCGGCGAGTCGCAGCGCGAGGAAGTGGAGTTTTTCCTGAGCCCGGCGCTTTCCTACGCCCTGCAGGATCCGTTCACCCGAACGATCAATGCGGCCTTTGCGGAAGTTGCCGTGCCCTTGCTGGGCGAGGCGCAGGACCTGCCGTTGGTGCATCGTTTGGAAGTGCGCGGCGCGATTCGTCACGAGGACTTCTCCGACATCGGCGGGCATGCCAGCCCGAGCGTGAGCGTGTTGTTCCAGCCGGTGGAGTGGATGACCCTGCGCGCCAACCGCAGTGAAGGCTTCAAGGCGCCCAAGCTCTACGACCTGTTGAGCCCCTACTACGACACCACCACCAACATCCTCGAACGCTACGGTTACTACGATCCTTACCGCGGCAACGAAGCGGTGTTCGGCACCTACGACCTGAGCACGGGTGGCCAACCCGGCCTGCAACCGGAAACCTCCGTCTCCTACAACGCCGGGATCGTCATCGACGTCCCGGGCATCGAAGGCCTCTCGCTCTCCGCCGACTGGTGGGAAACCGAGTTCGATGATCGCGTTGGCTCCGCGAGCTATCAGGTGTTGTTCGAATACTTCCCGGAGCGCATTACCCGTGGTCCGCGTCTGGCGACCGATCCGGCAGACTGGCTCGGCCCGATCACCGGCATCGACAGCAGCTCGATCAACCTCTCGTGGGTGCGCGCCACGGGCATGGACTTCTCCATGACCTACCACCGCATGACCGGCTGGGGCGAGTTCCTCGCGCACGCCACCTACACCAAGCAGGATCCGCAGGAGCAGCAAGCCACCCCGGGTTCGTCGCTCAGCTACCGCTACTTCCCGGAACGCCTGAGCGGCTCACTCGCCTGGATCAAGGGTCCGTGGGAGGCCGGCGTATCGGTCAACTACCAGGGCACCTACACGCCCTACGGTCCGACCAACACCACTTGGATCTACCCGTCCCTGATCGAGTGGAACCCGCGCGTCGCCTATCAGTTTGGCCGTGACCCGAGCGCTGGCTTCTTCAGCAGCCTGCTCAGCGACACCAAGCTGTCGCTCACCGTGATCAACGCGCTCAACAACAAGCCCGGCCCGGCCGCGCTCGCCAGCAATCGCTACGTGAACGACCCGCGTCTGAGCCGCTACGTGCTTAGTTTGAACAAAAAGTTCTGA
- a CDS encoding TlpA family protein disulfide reductase, protein MSPSLLSRSLFSRLLPAALLACAVALRAQDEPSSNDPAQEAAWAEVQAIMTRPSSFADKPRDELTPADRRLGMRESDQRSQDLEAAIDAYVATYPDDPRRLNVFVMLSYQPPHYITGFTSADDENPTWGSLEGDEVKAAAFAERQWQRIDEVLASSDATEREIGGAFYSRYVDTRSVFLDDRTEENRQRFLDVAAAMMDRLPDAAGRLVREHTGFLQEYGTEAEQAAFFARLESSEDPEVQRMLAEAKGDYSRFDGIAETAFTAADGREVDLTKMRGKVVLIDFWATWCGPCIAEIPNLVANYAKYHDQGFEIVGITLENSGVRSGFDDPANAPKLAAAKARMLAFADKREMPWPQYFDGKFWQNDLAQRYGINAIPAMVLIGPDGEVASIEARGPELERQIKRLLKL, encoded by the coding sequence ATGTCTCCCTCTTTGCTCTCCCGTTCTCTTTTTTCCCGTCTGTTGCCGGCGGCGCTCCTGGCCTGCGCCGTCGCGCTGCGGGCGCAGGACGAACCCTCCTCCAATGATCCCGCGCAGGAAGCCGCGTGGGCCGAAGTGCAGGCCATCATGACGCGGCCCTCTTCCTTCGCCGACAAACCGCGTGATGAACTCACGCCTGCGGACCGGCGGCTGGGTATGCGGGAGTCGGATCAGCGCAGTCAGGACCTGGAAGCCGCCATCGATGCCTACGTCGCGACCTATCCGGATGATCCCCGCCGGTTGAATGTTTTCGTGATGCTGTCGTATCAGCCTCCTCACTACATCACCGGATTCACCTCGGCGGATGATGAAAATCCGACGTGGGGGAGTCTCGAGGGCGACGAGGTCAAGGCGGCGGCCTTTGCCGAACGCCAATGGCAGCGCATCGACGAAGTGCTGGCTTCGTCCGACGCCACCGAGCGCGAAATCGGGGGAGCCTTCTACAGCCGCTACGTGGATACCCGCAGCGTTTTTCTGGACGATCGCACCGAGGAGAACCGGCAACGCTTCCTCGACGTGGCCGCCGCGATGATGGACCGCCTGCCCGATGCCGCCGGCCGCCTGGTGCGCGAGCACACGGGTTTTCTGCAGGAGTATGGCACCGAGGCCGAACAGGCCGCGTTTTTTGCCCGGCTTGAATCCAGCGAGGACCCCGAGGTGCAGCGCATGCTGGCGGAGGCCAAGGGCGACTACAGTCGTTTCGACGGCATCGCCGAGACCGCCTTCACCGCCGCCGATGGCCGTGAAGTCGACCTGACCAAGATGCGCGGCAAAGTGGTGTTGATCGACTTCTGGGCAACGTGGTGCGGTCCCTGTATCGCCGAGATTCCCAATCTCGTGGCCAACTACGCCAAATACCACGACCAGGGTTTTGAGATCGTGGGGATCACGCTGGAAAACTCCGGGGTGCGCAGTGGTTTCGACGATCCCGCCAACGCCCCCAAGCTGGCGGCCGCCAAGGCTCGCATGCTCGCCTTTGCGGACAAGCGTGAGATGCCCTGGCCGCAATATTTTGACGGCAAGTTCTGGCAGAACGATCTCGCCCAGCGTTACGGCATCAACGCCATCCCGGCCATGGTGCTGATCGGTCCCGACGGCGAAGTTGCCTCGATCGAGGCCCGCGGACCCGAGCTCGAGCGCCAGATCAAGCGCCTGCTCAAACTTTAA
- a CDS encoding aminotransferase class IV, with the protein MLQPYYEKNANLIVNLNGRLVHRDEAGVSPFDSAVQNGDAVWEGLRLYAGRVFRLQAHLDRLRRSAELLQYAGYPDDETLVRELVRTFEANGMFDHVHVRLTVSRGLKYTSGLDPRINTRGCSFFILPEWKPPVYDKSGITLATAQHRRPPPNVLNQHIHSCNQLTSILAKLEANAAGVDDALMLDLQGNLAETNATHVFGGRGDTLHTSTTVACPEGITRSTVLELCRTHDIPHEVRDIPRAELDEMDELFVTGTMGELVPVVRLDGRTFKPGPLYARLSELFAGEVARSADPLLVETR; encoded by the coding sequence ATGCTCCAGCCCTACTACGAAAAGAACGCCAACCTCATCGTGAACCTCAACGGTCGCCTCGTGCACCGTGATGAGGCGGGGGTGTCGCCCTTTGATTCGGCGGTGCAGAACGGCGACGCGGTGTGGGAAGGGCTGCGGCTTTACGCGGGGCGGGTTTTTCGGCTGCAGGCGCACCTCGACCGCCTGCGACGCTCGGCGGAACTGCTGCAGTATGCCGGTTACCCCGACGATGAGACGCTGGTGCGGGAACTCGTGCGCACCTTCGAAGCCAACGGTATGTTCGACCACGTGCATGTGCGCCTGACGGTGAGCCGCGGACTCAAATACACCTCCGGCCTCGACCCGCGCATCAACACGCGGGGGTGTTCGTTCTTCATCCTGCCGGAGTGGAAGCCGCCGGTCTACGATAAGTCCGGCATCACCCTCGCCACGGCCCAGCACCGGCGACCGCCGCCCAACGTGCTCAACCAGCACATTCACTCCTGCAACCAACTCACCAGCATCCTGGCCAAGCTCGAGGCCAATGCGGCGGGCGTCGATGATGCGCTCATGCTCGATCTGCAGGGCAACCTGGCCGAGACCAACGCTACCCACGTTTTCGGTGGGCGCGGCGACACGCTCCATACCTCGACCACCGTGGCATGTCCGGAGGGTATCACGCGCAGCACGGTGCTGGAGCTTTGCCGCACGCACGACATCCCGCACGAGGTGCGCGACATCCCGCGGGCGGAGTTGGACGAGATGGACGAACTGTTCGTGACGGGAACGATGGGTGAACTCGTGCCGGTGGTGCGGCTCGATGGACGCACCTTCAAGCCCGGGCCGCTCTATGCTCGCCTGAGCGAACTGTTCGCCGGCGAGGTCGCGCGGTCGGCCGATCCGCTACTGGTGGAAACACGCTGA
- a CDS encoding YitT family protein gives MAQPVSTSSRRRDPRPRTWRDLCLVVLGSLIVALGFNLLLRAGGIAPGGVPGASLVLQRLSGIEPAIWQALLNGALLIFGGLMLGRGFLVRCALGSALVPTFVALTRELPPLTQTPLLAAICGGVTVGIGIGLVFLGRGSVGGFSTVAIVLHRKWGWAVDRSIMALDGVVIAAAAFVFPTEQALCAIVAAALLSRTVRRVLSGGDHAKLALIVTSQPAAVADAVLHEIDLGLTRLSGEGGYTREARDILMVVMRPSDTPRLKRVIKQHDPRAFLTLTDASEVLGYGFKMHE, from the coding sequence ATGGCTCAACCTGTATCCACTTCGTCCCGACGCCGCGATCCGCGCCCGCGCACCTGGCGTGACCTTTGCCTGGTGGTGCTCGGCTCACTCATCGTCGCGCTGGGCTTCAACCTGCTGCTGCGTGCGGGCGGCATCGCGCCGGGTGGTGTGCCCGGAGCGTCGTTGGTGCTGCAGCGATTGAGTGGGATCGAGCCGGCGATCTGGCAGGCGTTGCTCAATGGCGCGCTGCTCATCTTCGGTGGTCTCATGCTGGGGCGCGGGTTTCTGGTGCGTTGCGCGCTGGGCTCGGCATTGGTGCCGACCTTCGTGGCGCTCACGCGCGAGCTGCCGCCGCTCACACAGACGCCGTTGTTGGCCGCGATCTGTGGTGGGGTGACGGTGGGAATCGGCATTGGTCTCGTCTTCCTCGGGCGCGGCTCGGTGGGCGGCTTCAGCACGGTGGCGATCGTCTTGCACCGCAAGTGGGGCTGGGCGGTGGATCGCTCCATCATGGCGCTCGACGGGGTGGTGATTGCGGCGGCAGCGTTTGTGTTTCCGACGGAGCAGGCGCTGTGTGCGATCGTGGCGGCGGCCTTGCTCAGTCGCACGGTGCGCCGGGTGTTGAGTGGCGGTGATCACGCCAAACTTGCCCTCATCGTGACCTCGCAACCGGCGGCGGTGGCCGATGCGGTGCTGCACGAGATCGACCTCGGTCTCACGCGCCTGAGCGGCGAGGGTGGCTACACTCGAGAGGCGCGCGACATACTCATGGTGGTGATGCGCCCGAGCGACACGCCACGACTAAAGCGGGTGATCAAGCAGCACGACCCGCGGGCCTTTTTGACCCTCACCGACGCCAGCGAAGTGCTGGGCTACGGCTTCAAGATGCACGAGTAG
- a CDS encoding RNA polymerase sigma factor produces the protein MTPSDSKQAQWFSREVLVHEAALRSFLRRRYPSLPDIDDLVQESFLRVFKAHGSSPIHSVRAFLYTTARNLATDYFRRRQVVAIEGVAEVEDLAVHLDEVESIPDTVAKNQEVALLIQAIKTLPPRCRQVLTLRKIYGMSQRDIAERLGITEHTVEAHVGAGVRKCGEYLAGLGLP, from the coding sequence ATGACTCCGTCCGACTCGAAACAGGCCCAGTGGTTTTCCCGTGAAGTGCTGGTGCATGAAGCCGCTTTGCGCTCCTTCCTGCGCCGGCGTTACCCGTCCCTGCCCGATATCGATGACTTGGTGCAGGAGAGTTTTTTGCGGGTTTTCAAGGCACACGGCAGTTCCCCGATTCATTCGGTGCGCGCCTTCCTTTACACGACCGCCCGTAACCTCGCGACGGACTATTTCCGCCGACGCCAGGTTGTCGCGATTGAAGGAGTAGCGGAAGTGGAGGACCTGGCCGTCCACCTTGATGAGGTGGAGTCCATTCCGGACACCGTCGCCAAAAACCAGGAAGTCGCCCTTTTGATCCAGGCCATCAAAACCCTCCCGCCGCGCTGCCGCCAGGTGCTGACCTTGCGTAAAATCTACGGCATGTCGCAACGCGACATCGCTGAGCGGCTGGGTATTACCGAGCACACGGTCGAAGCTCACGTGGGGGCCGGCGTGCGCAAATGCGGCGAATATTTGGCAGGGCTGGGTCTCCCCTAA
- a CDS encoding FecR family protein produces the protein MSQSSFPSDSSSADSIGSAAAAWVARRDRGLTAAEEAELTAWLEADPRHRARYEGLGMSWAFLDGLAQCRPETDDEPDPNLFIEDDEFSPESEDERPVSWRRRWGAVAGWAVAASLAVLLTWTRSDSDQEVASSLEASVESVMAATENPVIEVSPPWSFEAAETGPLRLPDGSLADLNAGARIEVAFTAARRDVRLLAGEAHFTVVKDARRPFIVEAAGMRIRAVGTAFNVRLSAAQVEVLVTHGLVAVDAHDMPTQPDADPLAVSQGALLSVGERAQVNLAGAIPETVVEVLPEVLVAEALAWQPPTIRFENAPLEEVIGLFNGANDRQLRIADPKLAALRIEGVFRRDNVDAFVRLLEAGFGVAARENTLGVTELRAAR, from the coding sequence ATGTCGCAAAGTTCCTTTCCCTCCGACTCTTCTTCCGCTGATTCCATTGGGTCCGCGGCCGCCGCTTGGGTGGCGCGGCGCGACCGTGGGCTCACCGCGGCCGAAGAAGCTGAACTGACGGCGTGGCTCGAGGCCGATCCGCGTCATCGGGCACGTTATGAAGGTCTCGGCATGTCGTGGGCCTTTCTGGATGGTTTGGCGCAGTGCCGGCCGGAAACGGATGATGAGCCGGATCCCAATCTGTTCATCGAAGACGATGAGTTTTCGCCGGAGAGCGAGGATGAGCGGCCGGTGTCGTGGCGTCGGCGGTGGGGGGCGGTGGCGGGATGGGCGGTTGCGGCCAGTCTGGCGGTATTGCTGACGTGGACGCGCAGCGATTCCGATCAGGAGGTGGCCTCGAGTTTGGAGGCATCTGTCGAGTCCGTGATGGCGGCAACCGAGAACCCGGTGATTGAAGTGTCACCGCCGTGGTCGTTCGAGGCCGCGGAGACGGGGCCTTTGCGGCTGCCGGATGGTTCGCTGGCTGATCTCAATGCCGGAGCGCGGATCGAGGTGGCGTTTACGGCCGCACGCCGAGATGTGCGTCTGCTGGCGGGCGAAGCCCATTTTACCGTGGTCAAGGACGCTCGCCGACCGTTCATCGTCGAGGCAGCCGGAATGCGTATCCGCGCGGTGGGGACAGCGTTCAACGTGCGGCTCTCAGCGGCTCAGGTTGAGGTCCTGGTCACCCATGGCTTGGTGGCGGTGGATGCGCACGACATGCCGACGCAGCCCGACGCCGATCCGCTCGCGGTCAGTCAGGGCGCGCTGCTTTCGGTGGGTGAGCGCGCGCAGGTCAATTTGGCGGGGGCCATACCGGAGACCGTGGTGGAGGTATTGCCAGAAGTGTTGGTGGCGGAGGCACTCGCTTGGCAGCCACCGACCATACGCTTCGAAAATGCGCCGCTGGAAGAGGTGATCGGACTTTTTAACGGCGCCAATGACCGTCAGTTGCGCATCGCCGATCCGAAACTGGCGGCGCTGCGGATCGAAGGCGTTTTTCGTCGCGACAATGTCGATGCGTTTGTGCGTTTGCTGGAAGCAGGTTTTGGCGTGGCGGCGCGGGAAAACACGCTCGGTGTGACCGAGCTGCGGGCGGCCCGTTGA